A genome region from Oceanococcus sp. HetDA_MAG_MS8 includes the following:
- a CDS encoding SDR family NAD(P)-dependent oxidoreductase, which yields MKHWTVADIPDQSGKTAIVTGANIGLGFETAKALADKGAKVILACRNQDKALAAANQIAGATEVRQLDVSDLESVRHFAAELQQDYPHIDLLINNAGVMACPQAESAQGFELQWATNHLGHFLLTGLLLDQLEAAPAARVVALASIAHRDGRFHWQDLQHRDNYKAMRVYCQSKLANLVFALELDRRLKAKGSSVISVAAHPGVANTNLGYAGPGFAQSLPGKALVWMVGHLLHSAAQGALPSLMAATIPEVHGGEYFGPQNNGPRGVKDKEWKGPPGPAVISQHALNAEDGQRLWRESEAMAGIQYLSN from the coding sequence ATGAAACATTGGACCGTGGCAGACATACCCGATCAAAGCGGCAAAACAGCGATTGTCACTGGCGCCAACATCGGCTTGGGTTTCGAAACTGCCAAAGCCCTCGCGGATAAGGGCGCCAAAGTCATTCTGGCCTGCCGCAACCAAGACAAAGCCCTAGCCGCAGCCAACCAAATCGCAGGGGCAACGGAGGTTCGTCAGCTCGATGTGTCCGACCTAGAGTCGGTGCGCCACTTTGCCGCTGAGCTTCAGCAGGACTACCCGCATATCGATCTGCTCATCAACAATGCCGGCGTGATGGCCTGCCCACAGGCTGAGTCAGCTCAAGGCTTCGAACTGCAGTGGGCCACGAACCATTTGGGCCACTTTCTGTTGACGGGCTTACTGTTGGATCAACTGGAAGCCGCTCCTGCAGCGCGGGTTGTGGCCTTGGCGAGCATCGCCCATCGCGACGGGCGCTTTCATTGGCAGGACTTGCAGCATCGCGACAACTACAAAGCCATGCGGGTTTATTGTCAGAGCAAGCTTGCAAACTTGGTCTTCGCGTTAGAACTGGACCGACGGCTAAAAGCCAAAGGCAGTTCGGTGATCTCGGTGGCGGCCCACCCAGGCGTCGCCAATACCAACCTGGGATATGCCGGCCCAGGTTTCGCCCAAAGCCTGCCCGGCAAAGCGTTGGTGTGGATGGTTGGACATTTGCTGCACAGTGCAGCCCAAGGCGCACTACCCAGCCTGATGGCCGCCACCATACCGGAAGTTCATGGCGGCGAGTATTTTGGTCCGCAAAACAACGGACCACGCGGCGTCAAAGACAAGGAATGGAAGGGCCCTCCTGGCCCAGCCGTGATCAGCCAACATGCTCTCAATGCAGAGGACGGGCAGCGCTTGTGGCGTGAGTCCGAAG